The Hevea brasiliensis isolate MT/VB/25A 57/8 chromosome 1, ASM3005281v1, whole genome shotgun sequence genome has a window encoding:
- the LOC131183169 gene encoding uncharacterized protein LOC131183169 → MATHEALYGRKCRTPLCWTKLSEDKLIGPDLVREIEEKVKLIKDSLKATSDRQKSYADLKRKDIEYEVGNKVFLKVPTWKKVLRFGKKDPSHVLLAEAIDIQPDLTYEGEPVKILA, encoded by the exons ATGGCAACACATGAGgctttgtatgggaggaaatgtagaacaccTCTGTGCTGGACTAAACTTAGTGAGGATAAATTGATAGGCCCTGATTTGGTGAGAGAAATAGAGGAGAAAGTAAAGCTCATCAAGGATAGTTTGAAAGccacctcagatagacagaagtcttatgcagaTTTGAAGAGGAAAGATATTGAATACGAAGTTGGCAATAAAGTCTTCTTGAAGGTGCCAACATGGAAGAAAGTCCTCAGATTTGGGAAAAAGG ATCCCTCACATGTCTTATTAGCAGAGGCCATTGACatacaacctgatttgacatatgaaggggAACCAGTAAAGATCTTAGCATGA